From the genome of Spinacia oleracea cultivar Varoflay chromosome 2, BTI_SOV_V1, whole genome shotgun sequence, one region includes:
- the LOC130467362 gene encoding uncharacterized protein, whose translation MERLSLELVEGEVFEDMLSILTIQPTIFDEIKENKVGDVMLDRIKKKILQRQELIFKIHEDGRLRYKGRWCVPKKCEGLNQKLMEEGRNTPYSVHLGGDKLYKDLKKVYWVPRRNNEVDEFVSRRLTCQKVKIEHIRPQGKVQPLEIPSWKCDCISMDFLAKSYIKYVVRLHGVPNRDSRFLSKFWKSVQENFGTTLKMSKTFHPEKNGQT comes from the exons ATGGAAAGGTTAAGCCTAGAGCTTGTAGAGGGTGAGGTATTCGAGGATATGTTGAGCATTCTGACTATTCAACCaacaatatttgatgagatcaaGGAGAACAAAGTAGGAGATGTTATGTTGGATCGaatcaaaaagaaaattttGCAACGACAAGAGTTGATTTTCAAGATTCACGAGGATGGTAGATTGAGGTATAAAGGAAGGTGGTGTGTACCAAAAAAGTGTGAAGGATTGAATCAAAAGCTTATGGAGGAAGGGCGCAATACACCCTATTCAGTGCACCTAggaggtgacaagttgtataaggacctTAAGAAGGTTTACTGGGTGCCTAGAAGGAATAATGAAGTCGATGAATTCGTTTCGCGACGTTTGACTTGccagaaagtcaaaatagagCATATAAGGCCTCAAGGGAAAGTTCAACCactagagattccaagctggaaatgtgATTGTATTTCTATGGATTTC TTGGCAAAATCTTACATCAAGTATGTTGTGAGACTGCATGGAGTTCCAAATAGAGATTCTAGATTTCTTTCGAAATTCTGGAAAAGTGTTCAAGAGAACTTTGGTACTACATTGAAGATGAGTAAAACATTCCATCCAGAGAAAAATGGACAGACATAA